In Alteromonas sp. RKMC-009, the genomic stretch CACCAGTACAGCGTCTTTTACCAGTTCACCAAAGCTCTCAGGCAAAACCGTCAGCGTTTCATCCCAACGGGCTACGCCACGAAGTTTGTATTCATGGGTGGCGTTGATTACCGCGTAGCTCACCGGCCCTTTACTCTGAATTTGCAAACCGATTTCGCCTTTGAATTTTAAAATTGCTGTCAGCAAACAGGTTGCCGCTGCCATTTCACTCAACAGGTGCTGGATTTGCACCGGATATTCCGTGCTGTGCACAATGGATTGCAGACTTTCTTCCAGCCTGACCAGCTCGCCGCGTACGTTTGCTGCATTCAACAAATAGCGATGTAATTCATCATAGTTGCTCATGAAATCTATCCTGTCTTAGCAGCTTACTGCTGCTTAAATTTAATAATCTGTCTGCGTTGTTTTTTGTCCGGTCTGTTGTCAGGACGCGGACTGTGAAACGCACTTAATTTGCGGGCCTGCTGATTGGATTCCCGCTGGGCAATACTTTCCGGTGTCTCCTCGTAAAGCGCTTCTGCGAGCGGTGCACTCAGGCGTTTATCACTCAGTCCCAGCACTTTTATTTCTTTTGTGTCCCATCCGGCCGGAACTTTTATCATGGCGCCGGGCTCTACGTTTCTGCCCGGCTTCGCACGCTGGTCGTTGTAATGCACTTTACCGGCCTGCACCATCTCCCGCGCCAGACCGCGGGTTTTGAACAGACGAACAGCCCAGAGCCACTTGTCCAGGCGGACATTTACGTCAGTATCGCTTTGATTACGATTGCTCATGTAATATTTTTGTCACTCTTTCGTTTTACTGTTGTGACCCCCGCCTCGACCGGGCTATGATGGGTCGGCTAGCTCTAAATCTATTATTAAAAAAGCAGTACCTTCGACAACGCATGACACTCGACAAATTGAATTCTCAGTCACTGGCACTTTTCTTCAGCCGGCATCAGAAACAAGTGCATCTCGCAATTGTTGTTTTGCTGAGCCTGTACCTGTTAGCGTTTGCTGCAAAACTCATCTGGCGAATTATACCCGAACCAGCCGGGCCTGCCACACCAGCCGGACTAACTTCACAGCCTGAACGCATTACCTCTGCGCAAAGTGGGGTCGATGTTGCCGGATTACAACAGTTGAACCTGTTCGGAACCGTCAACCGGACAGAACAGGCCGCAGACGAACAGCCGGTGACAGACGCGCCGGAAACAAAACTAAATTTAACGCTGACAGGCGTGGTAGTCAGTTCGCTCAAAGAAGAAGCCACGGCGATCATTGAAAACCGGGGCACCCAAAACGTATACGGTCTGGGCGAAAAAATAGAAGGGACTAACGCCACACTCGATCAGGTCATGAACGACCGCGTTATTATTAAAAACGGTATTCGCCGTGAAACCCTGATGCTTGACGGTGTGGATTACGACGAAGCAAACCGCCAGCGTACAGCGCGCGCTGATGACAAACCCCGTGCCGCAGCCCCCGCGCCTAAACGCCGCATTCCGCCTCCGCCGCAAAATCAGGTGGAGCTGGATGAAGACGTTGCCTCATCATTACGGGAAAGCCCGGCAGATTTCATGGATTTCATCGCTATTACGCCCAAAATCGGTGATGGCCAGCTGGTCGGCTACGAAATCAAACCGGGTAAAAAACCAGATCTGTTTCAATCAGCCGGCCTGCAGGCGGGCGATGTTGTCATCCAAATCAACGGATTGGATTTGACCGATACCCAGCAATCAAAGGAAGCCATGAGTGAACTTCGTCAGGCCGATACCATAGAGCTGACGCTGACACGTGATGGTGAGTACATTACCTTGTACCTGGAAATCCCGGAGGCGGGTAATGACTAATAAAAACAGGAAGACAGACTCATGAGGCAAGAGAGCCGGACTTTATTCTCCCGGATTACTGCAGCTATCTGTGCTGCCGCGCTGTGCGTCTCTGCCACAGCCGCAGAGTACATGCCGAATTTCAAAGATACCGACATCAATGAATTCATTTCCATTGTTGGTAAAAACCTCAAGAAAACCATTATTGTCGAGCCCAACGTCAGGGGCAAAATCAGTGTGCGTTCATACGACATGCTCACTGAAGAACAATACTACCAGTTCTTTTTAAACGTACTGCAAGTCTACGACTTCGCTGTGGTAGAAATGCCCAGCGGTGTGCTGAAAGTCGTGCGCTCAAAGGAGGCGAAGACCTCCAATATTCCGGTTGTTGAAGGTTCGGCAATGGACGGTGACGAAATGATCACCCGCGTTGTACCCGTTTACAACGTACCTGTGCGTGAATTAGCCCCAATCCTTCGCCAACTTAATGATCAGGCCGGTGGCGGCAACGTGGTTGCTCACGATCCGTCCAACGTGATGATGCTCACAGGCCGTGCGGCCGTGGTAAACCGCCTGGTGGAAATCATAGAGCGCGTGGACCGCGCGGGTGATGAAGAAGTGGAAATTGTTAAGCTGCGCTACGCATCGGCATCAGAGATGGTTCGTATTGTCGACAGCATCAATAAGTCTCAGGGCAAAGCCGCTAACACCGGCAAGTCAGAGCCCCGCGCTGTGGCAGATGACCGTACAAACTCAGTGATCGTCAGCGGTGATGCTAAAGCCCGTGCCCGCATTGTTAACCTGATCCAGCGTATGGACCAGGAGCTGGAATCAAGCGGCAATACCCGCGTTGTCTTCCTGAACTATGCCAAAGCAGAAGATCTGGTAAAAGTACTGCAGGGTGTATCTGCCAGCATTCAGGCTGAAGCACAGGGCGGCAACACACAAAGCCGTGGCAGTGCTAAGCGTGACATCAGCATTGATGCCCATGAAGACTCCAATGCCGTGGTTATCACAGCTGAGCCGGACATGATGCGTTCTTTAGAAGAAGTTATCCGCCAGTTAGATGTACGCCGTGCGCAGGTACAGGTTGAAGCCATTATTGTTGAAGTATTTGAAGGCGACGGCGCAACCCTGGGTGTGCAATGGGTTACTGAAGAAGGCGGTGGCACCCAGTTTAACAATGGTGTTGTACCGGTTGGTTCACTGGCTGTGGCGCTGAAACAGGCAGAAGACAC encodes the following:
- a CDS encoding RNA-binding S4 domain-containing protein; translation: MSNRNQSDTDVNVRLDKWLWAVRLFKTRGLAREMVQAGKVHYNDQRAKPGRNVEPGAMIKVPAGWDTKEIKVLGLSDKRLSAPLAEALYEETPESIAQRESNQQARKLSAFHSPRPDNRPDKKQRRQIIKFKQQ
- the gspC gene encoding type II secretion system protein GspC, with product MTLDKLNSQSLALFFSRHQKQVHLAIVVLLSLYLLAFAAKLIWRIIPEPAGPATPAGLTSQPERITSAQSGVDVAGLQQLNLFGTVNRTEQAADEQPVTDAPETKLNLTLTGVVVSSLKEEATAIIENRGTQNVYGLGEKIEGTNATLDQVMNDRVIIKNGIRRETLMLDGVDYDEANRQRTARADDKPRAAAPAPKRRIPPPPQNQVELDEDVASSLRESPADFMDFIAITPKIGDGQLVGYEIKPGKKPDLFQSAGLQAGDVVIQINGLDLTDTQQSKEAMSELRQADTIELTLTRDGEYITLYLEIPEAGND
- the gspD gene encoding type II secretion system secretin GspD; translation: MRQESRTLFSRITAAICAAALCVSATAAEYMPNFKDTDINEFISIVGKNLKKTIIVEPNVRGKISVRSYDMLTEEQYYQFFLNVLQVYDFAVVEMPSGVLKVVRSKEAKTSNIPVVEGSAMDGDEMITRVVPVYNVPVRELAPILRQLNDQAGGGNVVAHDPSNVMMLTGRAAVVNRLVEIIERVDRAGDEEVEIVKLRYASASEMVRIVDSINKSQGKAANTGKSEPRAVADDRTNSVIVSGDAKARARIVNLIQRMDQELESSGNTRVVFLNYAKAEDLVKVLQGVSASIQAEAQGGNTQSRGSAKRDISIDAHEDSNAVVITAEPDMMRSLEEVIRQLDVRRAQVQVEAIIVEVFEGDGATLGVQWVTEEGGGTQFNNGVVPVGSLAVALKQAEDTTTTEAYITDEGNVVQIDSTEEGDYTALASLLSGANGLLAGIIKDGWGAVVQAVSNDTNSNVLATPHLTTMDNEEAFFIVGQEVPIITGTTTGDNNSNPFQTVDRQEVGIKLKVTPQINEGDAVQLTIEQEVSSVSGATSVDISINKRQIKTTVIVDDGGTIVLGGLIDEDVQESVSKVPLLGDIPILGHLFKSTSTSKRKRNLMVFLKPTIVRDGVRMNEISHRKYNYIRAQQLKRHSEGVSLMPSQEQPSMPEWDDALALPPSFEDYILEKEKNKDND